A region from the Spea bombifrons isolate aSpeBom1 chromosome 7, aSpeBom1.2.pri, whole genome shotgun sequence genome encodes:
- the LRRC3 gene encoding leucine-rich repeat-containing protein 3 produces MYNFPGCVHIYRCSKLLLKRGLLLLLFHVQAIASCPKSCHCSDNSGAMVVHCSAQNLEEIPVDLPMDTVSLKLDANKIHQVPNNAFKDLSYLQELDLSRNSIEKIELAAFKGVTEGLRLLDLSGNQIHSIPKEALEKLRAKIRLSNNPWHCDCTLQEVLRELKLDPETVNDISCYTSVQEEYVGKPLIQVLDSGINFCNIHHKTTDVAMFITMFGWFAMVITYVVYYVRHNQEDARRHLEYLKSLPSHQLTKDFDTISTVL; encoded by the coding sequence ATGTATAATTTTCCAGGATGTGTCCACATTTACAGATGTTCAAAACTGCTGCTTAAACGGGGACTTTTGTTGCTCCTGTTCCATGTCCAAGCTATTGCCTCATGTCCTAAGAGTTGCCATTGTTCTGATAATAGTGGAGCAATGGTGGTCCACTGCAGTGCCCAAAATCTAGAGGAAATTCCTGTAGACCTCCCTATGGATACTGTGTCTCTGAAGCTGGATGCAAACAAAATCCATCAGGTGCCAAATAATGCATTCAAAGACCTCAGTTATCTACAGGAGCTAGACTTGTCTAGAAACTCAATTGAGAAAATAGAGCTTGCTGCTTTCAAAGGGGTAACAGAGGGACTCAGGCTTCTAGATCTGTCTGGGAATCAGATTCACAGCATACCAAAGGAGGCCCTGGAAAAGCTTAGGGCCAAGATCCGCTTGTCTAACAATCCATGGCACTGTGATTGCACTCTTCAGGAGGTGCTGAGGGAGCTCAAGTTGGACCCAGAGACTGTCAATGACATTTCCTGTTACACATCCGTGCAGGAGGAATATGTTGGCAAGCCTTTAATCCAAGTGCTAGATTCAGGCATTAACTTTTGCAATATCCACCATAAAACCACAGATGTTGCTATGTTTATCACTATGTTTGGTTGGTTTGCCATGGTTATAACCTATGTGGTATATTATGTGAGGCACAACCAAGAAGATGCCAGGAGGCATTTAGAATATCTTAAGTCATTACCGAGTCACCAGCTAACCAAAGACTTTGATACTATCAGCACTGTTCTGTAG